The following coding sequences are from one Nicotiana tabacum cultivar K326 chromosome 1, ASM71507v2, whole genome shotgun sequence window:
- the LOC107764233 gene encoding putative lipid-binding protein AIR1B, translating to MAKSLALFVIFNILFFTVVSACSTCPGPSPKPKPKPKPKPCPPPPSSQGGKCPTDALKLGVCANVLNGLLNVTLGTPPVKPCCSLIENLVDLEAAVCLCTALKAKILGVNLNLPISLNLLLNVCSKKAPKGFTCP from the coding sequence ATGGCCAAGTCACTAGCCCTCTTTGTTATATTCAATATCCTTTTCTTCACAGTAGTGAGTGCATGCAGCACTTGCCCAGGCCCTAGCCCTAAACCTAAACCTAAACCAAAGCCAAAGCCATGCCCCCCTCCTCCTTCTTCTCAAGGCGGGAAATGCCCAACTGATGCCTTAAAACTAGGTGTTTGCGCTAATGTGCTTAACGGTTTGCTGAATGTTACCCTGGGAACTCCACCTGTAAAACCATGCTGCAGTCTTATTGAGAATCTAGTGGATTTGGAGGCTGCTGTCTGCCTTTGCACTGCCCTTAAGGCTAAAATTTTGGGCGTTAACCTAAATCTCCCTATTTCCCTTAACTTACTGCTCAATGTTTGCAGTAAGAAGGCTCCAAAGGGATTCACTTGTCCCTAA